Proteins from a genomic interval of Pseudoalteromonas sp. MEBiC 03607:
- a CDS encoding glycosyltransferase family 4 protein has translation MRNPLIYIVGTHSTETKGGISTVLKAFEEAFLKLGQPFERINTHNDSKGTILYFVNAWFKLIFSSLKNIKRRRIYWLHCGPWFSMTRKFIVALTVKALGGEVIIHFHSPTLYQYTNSKFGMWALKVFLLPANKVVVVTPWWKTLLEEKGLVKDTLVVANPLAYKLFEHAHEPAPQKRFDKNNVTLVSMARFIEGKGLDLVIKTLPDLPNVKLKVIGDGPLKNQLVSLSENLGVADRVEFLGWLADSNKTKALQSADIFCLPSIYDSFGVVFIEAMSLGLPIVAFNNGPVADIVKPHVGITIDTHNKEHLCSAIQTMANNIEQFDSAGKKEVIENYDPTRLTKVIIDYILK, from the coding sequence ATGAGAAACCCTTTAATATATATCGTCGGTACGCATTCAACAGAAACAAAAGGCGGTATAAGTACAGTTTTAAAAGCTTTTGAAGAAGCTTTTTTAAAGTTAGGGCAACCTTTCGAACGGATCAATACTCACAACGATAGTAAAGGCACCATACTTTATTTTGTTAATGCTTGGTTTAAGCTTATTTTTAGTTCACTAAAAAATATTAAGCGCCGCCGGATTTATTGGCTTCATTGTGGCCCATGGTTTTCAATGACTCGTAAGTTTATTGTAGCACTAACTGTAAAAGCACTTGGCGGCGAAGTGATTATTCACTTTCACTCACCTACTCTATACCAATATACTAACAGCAAGTTTGGTATGTGGGCTCTTAAGGTTTTTCTTTTACCTGCCAATAAAGTAGTAGTTGTTACTCCTTGGTGGAAAACTCTATTAGAAGAAAAAGGGCTTGTAAAAGACACTCTTGTTGTTGCTAACCCTTTAGCTTATAAGCTTTTTGAACATGCACACGAACCGGCTCCTCAAAAGCGATTTGATAAAAACAATGTAACTCTTGTATCAATGGCTCGTTTCATAGAAGGGAAAGGGCTTGATTTAGTTATTAAAACACTGCCAGATTTACCTAATGTAAAACTAAAGGTGATTGGCGATGGACCACTTAAGAACCAACTTGTTTCTCTGTCTGAAAACTTAGGTGTTGCTGACCGTGTTGAGTTTTTAGGTTGGCTGGCTGACTCAAATAAAACTAAGGCTTTACAGAGCGCTGATATTTTTTGTTTGCCTTCTATCTATGATTCTTTTGGTGTTGTATTTATTGAAGCGATGAGTTTGGGCTTACCGATTGTTGCTTTTAATAACGGTCCTGTTGCCGATATTGTTAAACCCCATGTTGGAATCACTATCGATACTCACAACAAAGAACATTTGTGCTCGGCGATTCAAACTATGGCAAACAATATTGAGCAATTTGATTCTGCCGGTAAAAAAGAGGTCATAGAAAACTATGATCCTACAAGACTAACCAAAGTCATCATTGACTACATTCTGAAGTAG